The proteins below come from a single Saimiri boliviensis isolate mSaiBol1 chromosome 16, mSaiBol1.pri, whole genome shotgun sequence genomic window:
- the TSC22D1 gene encoding TSC22 domain family protein 1 isoform X3 codes for MDLVKSHLMYAVREEVEVLKEQIKELIEKNSQLEQENNLLKTLASPEQLAQFQAQLQTGSPPATTQPQGTTQSPAQPASQGSGPTA; via the exons ATG gaTCTGGTGAAAAGCCATTTGATGTATGCGGTCAGAGAGGAAGTGGAGGTCCTCAAAGAGCAAATCAAAGAACTAATAGAGAAAAATTCCCAGCTGGAGCAGGAGAACAATCTGCTGAAGACACTGGCCAGTCCTGAGCAGCTTGCCCAGTTTCAGGCCCAGCTGCAGACTGGCTCCCCCCCTGCCACCACCCAGCCACAGGGCACCACACAGTCCCCCGCCCAGCCAGCATCGCAGGGCTCAGGACCAACCGCATAG
- the TSC22D1 gene encoding TSC22 domain family protein 1 isoform X2 has product MKSQWCRPVAMDLGVYQLRHFSISFLSSLLGTENASVRLDNSSSGASVVAIDNKIEQAMDLVKSHLMYAVREEVEVLKEQIKELIEKNSQLEQENNLLKTLASPEQLAQFQAQLQTGSPPATTQPQGTTQSPAQPASQGSGPTA; this is encoded by the exons ATGAAATCCCAATGGTGTAGACCAGTGGCGATGGATCTAGGAGTTTACCAACTGAgacatttttcaatttctttcttgtCATCCTTGCTGGGGACTGAAAACGCTTCTGTGAGACTTGATAATAG CTCCTCTGGTGCAAGTGTGGTAGCTATTGACAACAAAATCGAGCAAGCTATG gaTCTGGTGAAAAGCCATTTGATGTATGCGGTCAGAGAGGAAGTGGAGGTCCTCAAAGAGCAAATCAAAGAACTAATAGAGAAAAATTCCCAGCTGGAGCAGGAGAACAATCTGCTGAAGACACTGGCCAGTCCTGAGCAGCTTGCCCAGTTTCAGGCCCAGCTGCAGACTGGCTCCCCCCCTGCCACCACCCAGCCACAGGGCACCACACAGTCCCCCGCCCAGCCAGCATCGCAGGGCTCAGGACCAACCGCATAG